The following coding sequences lie in one Flavobacterium cyclinae genomic window:
- the hppD gene encoding 4-hydroxyphenylpyruvate dioxygenase: MAQEIKSVEYGLEKIFEGAQDFLPLLGTDYVELYVGNAKQAAHFYKTAFGFQSLAYAGLETGVKDRASYVLKQDKIRLVLTTALNSNSPIGEHVKKHGDGVKVIALWVEDARQSYEETTKRGAKSYFEPVVEKDENGEVVRAGIYGAYGETVFIFVERKNYNGIFMPGYSEWKSDYNPTPVGLKYIDHMVGNTGWNRMNEAVKWFEDVMGFVNFLSFDDKQITTEYSALMSKVMSNGNGRIKFPINEPANGKKRSQIEEYLDFYEDEGVQHIAVATDDIISTVAEMRARGIEFLSTPPQAYYDAIPERLKDHMSKFKEDINELQKLGIMIDADDEGYLLQIFTKPVEDRPTLFFEIIQRMGARGFGAGNFKALFESIEREQELRGTL, from the coding sequence ATGGCACAAGAAATAAAATCAGTAGAATACGGATTAGAAAAAATATTTGAAGGAGCACAAGACTTCTTACCTTTATTAGGAACAGATTACGTAGAATTATATGTAGGTAACGCAAAACAAGCGGCTCATTTTTATAAAACAGCTTTTGGATTTCAATCTTTAGCATATGCAGGTTTAGAAACAGGAGTAAAAGATAGAGCGTCTTATGTATTAAAGCAAGATAAAATCCGTTTGGTTTTAACAACGGCTTTAAATAGTAATTCGCCAATTGGAGAACATGTTAAAAAACATGGTGATGGCGTTAAAGTTATTGCTCTTTGGGTAGAAGATGCTCGTCAATCTTATGAAGAAACAACGAAACGTGGTGCAAAATCATATTTTGAACCAGTAGTTGAAAAAGATGAAAATGGAGAAGTAGTTCGTGCGGGTATTTATGGCGCTTACGGAGAAACTGTTTTCATTTTTGTAGAACGTAAAAATTACAATGGTATTTTTATGCCAGGTTATAGCGAATGGAAATCGGATTATAACCCAACACCAGTAGGATTAAAATATATCGACCACATGGTAGGTAATACAGGTTGGAACAGAATGAACGAAGCTGTAAAATGGTTTGAGGATGTAATGGGATTTGTAAACTTCTTATCTTTTGATGACAAACAAATTACTACTGAATACTCTGCTTTAATGTCGAAAGTAATGTCTAATGGTAACGGAAGAATTAAATTCCCTATTAATGAACCTGCAAACGGAAAAAAACGTTCGCAAATTGAAGAGTATTTAGATTTTTACGAAGATGAAGGTGTTCAGCATATTGCTGTTGCAACAGATGATATTATTTCAACTGTAGCAGAAATGCGTGCTAGAGGTATAGAGTTTTTAAGTACTCCACCTCAAGCATATTATGATGCAATTCCTGAAAGATTAAAAGATCACATGTCTAAATTTAAAGAAGATATTAATGAACTTCAAAAATTAGGTATCATGATTGATGCTGATGATGAAGGGTACTTGTTACAAATTTTTACAAAACCAGTTGAAGATCGTCCAACACTTTTCTTTGAAATAATTCAAAGAATGGGGGCAAGAGGATTTGGTGCAGGTAACTTTAAAGCCCTTTTTGAGTCGATTGAGCGTGAGCAAGAATTGCGAGGTACATTATAA
- a CDS encoding patatin-like phospholipase family protein, translating to MKKLFLFVSLLFLIQISLGQENARPKVGLVLSGGGAKGLAHIGVLKVVDSLGIKVDYIAGTSMGAVVGGLYASGYNAKQLDSIFSSVDIDALLQDYTPRDSKSFYEKRNDEIYALSLPFNKFKLGLPSGLSKGLYNFNLLSTLTQHVSHVRDFSELPIPFLCIGTDAETGEKVVLDNGVLAKCIIASGALPTLYSPVEINGRLLIDGGVVDNYPVEELRARGVDIIIGVDVQDGLKSSEELKEVTAVLSQINNFSMIEKMEGKQKATDIYIKPEIKGFSVVDFEKGKEIIEIGKQKAKEFSNELIKYSYPEKIQRDKVVIQDSIYIKEVSFNKLENYTRAYILGKLKFKRNIKISKAQFLKGISNLNATQNFSAINYSFEQVDDGENLVLELKENPNNTFLKFGLHYDDLFKSGILLNYTKKKLLVKNDVVSLDVILGDNIRYNFDYYLDNGFYWSLGFNSKLTTFNKNISAGIARDLNINSSINTLNIDFLDLSNQAYLQTIFAQKFSIGGGLEFKFLRLKSETLQNTNSIFESSNYLSFFGFLKYDSFDKKYFPKSGWSFNSEMRYFAYSSDYNNNFERFSIAKADFSFVQPVVKNTTFKLQSEGGFSIGERGVSYFDFILGGYGFQQVNNIKPFFGYNFLSLTGESYLKLSLTADYQFYKKHHFNIIANFANIGNNIFDTLDTWFINPKYSGYAIGYGMETVIGPVEIKHSWSPETKNHYTWFSVGFWF from the coding sequence ATGAAAAAACTATTCTTGTTTGTAAGCTTACTATTTTTAATCCAAATTAGCTTAGGACAAGAAAATGCGCGACCAAAAGTTGGACTTGTACTTAGTGGTGGTGGCGCAAAAGGTTTGGCTCATATTGGTGTGCTAAAAGTAGTGGATTCACTAGGAATAAAAGTAGATTACATTGCCGGAACTAGTATGGGAGCCGTTGTCGGCGGATTATATGCTTCTGGTTATAATGCTAAACAATTAGATTCTATTTTTTCTAGTGTTGATATTGATGCTTTACTTCAAGATTATACTCCAAGAGATTCTAAGTCCTTTTACGAAAAGAGAAATGATGAAATTTACGCTTTGTCACTTCCTTTTAATAAGTTTAAGTTAGGCTTGCCTTCGGGTTTATCTAAAGGACTTTACAATTTTAATTTACTTTCAACTTTAACCCAGCATGTAAGTCATGTTCGTGATTTTAGTGAATTACCAATTCCTTTTCTTTGTATTGGTACTGATGCTGAAACAGGAGAAAAAGTGGTTTTAGATAATGGCGTTTTAGCTAAATGTATTATTGCAAGTGGAGCACTTCCTACTTTGTATAGTCCAGTTGAGATAAATGGGAGATTATTGATAGATGGCGGAGTGGTTGATAATTATCCTGTGGAAGAATTAAGAGCAAGAGGAGTAGACATTATAATAGGAGTTGATGTTCAAGACGGATTAAAATCAAGTGAAGAATTAAAAGAGGTTACTGCTGTTTTATCTCAAATTAATAATTTTTCCATGATTGAAAAAATGGAAGGAAAACAAAAAGCTACCGATATTTACATAAAACCTGAAATTAAAGGATTCTCAGTAGTTGATTTTGAAAAAGGAAAAGAAATAATTGAAATTGGAAAACAAAAAGCAAAAGAGTTTTCCAATGAACTTATAAAATATAGTTATCCCGAAAAAATTCAAAGGGACAAAGTTGTAATTCAGGATTCAATTTATATCAAGGAAGTTAGCTTTAATAAACTTGAAAATTATACGCGAGCTTATATTTTGGGTAAATTAAAGTTTAAAAGAAACATTAAAATTTCCAAGGCTCAATTTCTTAAAGGAATTTCAAATTTAAATGCTACCCAAAACTTTAGTGCAATCAATTATTCTTTTGAGCAAGTGGATGATGGTGAAAATCTTGTTTTAGAATTAAAAGAAAATCCAAATAATACATTTTTAAAATTTGGATTGCATTATGATGATTTATTTAAAAGTGGCATTTTATTAAATTACACCAAAAAGAAATTATTAGTAAAAAATGATGTGGTTTCTTTAGATGTTATTCTTGGCGATAATATTCGTTACAACTTTGATTATTATTTGGACAATGGATTTTATTGGAGTTTAGGGTTTAATTCCAAGTTGACTACCTTCAATAAAAACATTTCTGCCGGTATAGCAAGAGATTTAAACATCAATTCTAGTATTAATACGTTAAACATAGACTTTTTAGATTTAAGTAATCAGGCGTATTTGCAAACTATCTTCGCTCAAAAATTTTCAATTGGTGGCGGTTTAGAATTTAAGTTTTTACGATTAAAATCAGAAACCTTGCAAAATACAAATTCAATTTTTGAAAGCAGTAATTATTTATCCTTCTTTGGATTTTTAAAATACGATTCTTTTGATAAAAAATACTTTCCAAAATCAGGATGGAGTTTTAATTCAGAGATGCGTTACTTTGCTTATTCATCAGATTATAACAACAATTTTGAACGATTTTCAATTGCAAAAGCAGATTTTTCCTTTGTTCAACCTGTAGTTAAAAATACTACTTTCAAACTTCAATCTGAAGGCGGTTTTTCAATTGGCGAAAGAGGTGTTTCTTATTTTGATTTTATTTTAGGAGGATATGGTTTTCAACAAGTAAATAATATTAAACCTTTTTTCGGGTATAATTTTTTATCTTTAACTGGCGAAAGTTATTTAAAATTGTCGTTAACTGCAGATTATCAGTTTTATAAAAAACATCATTTTAATATAATTGCTAATTTTGCCAACATTGGGAACAATATTTTTGACACATTAGACACTTGGTTTATTAATCCAAAATATTCAGGATATGCTATAGGATACGGAATGGAAACCGTAATTGGTCCGGTCGAAATTAAGCACTCTTGGTCACCCGAAACAAAAAATCATTACACCTGGTTTTCAGTAGGATTTTGGTTTTAA
- a CDS encoding pyridoxal-dependent decarboxylase translates to MNFWKKLTHEERKARIEKALHDNVNFSKDASLGYPASKLDNRVFYDDAPFLKDAPTLQTYVANPNNIGCHTFGTSEKAFYGTQEIEREVLNVIAVDIFKAEENEFDGYIAPGGTEANIQAIWVFRNEFMHKFDAKLDEIAILASEDTHYSIPKASNLLQIDWLKIPVGFENREIDAVALDNIILEAKNKGKKYFIAVSNMATTMFGSVDNPDVYTSALEKHNAMYRLHIDGAYGGFVYPFSNQKSNINFSNPKISSITIDAHKMLQAPYGTGIFVCRKGLIENVLTKEAEYVEGMDLTLCGSRSGANAVAVWMILFTYGAYGWYEKVSILQMRTQFLCEELDKLNIQYFREPFMNIVTIHSESIPEKIAEKYDLVPQQHNEHNRWYKIVLMDHVEIEHLTKFIDELKASVNG, encoded by the coding sequence ATGAATTTCTGGAAAAAACTAACACACGAAGAAAGAAAAGCCCGTATTGAAAAGGCTTTACACGATAATGTTAACTTCTCAAAAGATGCTTCACTGGGTTATCCTGCATCTAAATTAGACAATCGCGTTTTTTATGACGATGCGCCATTTTTAAAAGATGCACCAACGCTTCAAACTTATGTTGCCAATCCAAATAATATTGGTTGTCATACTTTTGGAACTTCTGAAAAAGCATTTTATGGCACTCAAGAAATTGAACGCGAAGTTTTAAACGTAATCGCAGTTGATATTTTTAAAGCTGAAGAAAACGAATTCGACGGTTACATTGCTCCTGGTGGAACAGAGGCCAATATTCAAGCGATTTGGGTTTTTAGAAATGAATTTATGCATAAATTCGATGCAAAATTAGACGAAATAGCCATTTTAGCTTCGGAAGATACGCATTATTCGATTCCAAAAGCTTCAAATTTATTGCAAATCGATTGGTTGAAAATTCCGGTTGGGTTTGAAAACCGAGAAATTGATGCAGTTGCTTTAGACAATATCATTTTAGAAGCGAAAAATAAAGGTAAAAAATACTTCATCGCTGTTTCTAATATGGCGACAACCATGTTTGGTTCAGTTGACAATCCTGATGTGTATACTTCGGCATTGGAAAAACATAATGCGATGTATCGTTTGCATATTGATGGCGCTTATGGCGGATTTGTATATCCGTTTAGCAATCAAAAATCGAATATCAACTTCAGTAATCCAAAAATTAGTTCGATTACCATTGATGCACACAAAATGTTGCAAGCTCCTTATGGAACAGGAATTTTTGTTTGCCGAAAAGGTTTAATCGAAAACGTATTAACCAAAGAAGCCGAATACGTAGAAGGAATGGATTTAACCCTTTGCGGAAGTCGCTCTGGCGCAAATGCAGTTGCGGTTTGGATGATTTTATTCACGTACGGAGCTTATGGTTGGTATGAAAAAGTAAGTATTTTACAAATGCGTACTCAATTTTTATGCGAGGAATTAGACAAATTGAACATTCAATATTTTCGTGAACCGTTTATGAATATTGTAACGATTCATTCGGAATCCATTCCAGAGAAAATCGCTGAAAAGTATGATTTGGTACCACAACAACACAATGAACACAACAGATGGTACAAAATTGTGTTAATGGATCACGTAGAAATAGAACATTTGACTAAATTTATAGACGAATTGAAAGCGTCTGTAAATGGATAA
- a CDS encoding TraR/DksA family transcriptional regulator, which yields MVEEQIRYSDADLAEFKALIQAKLEKAKNDLELIKSAYMNDLNNGTDDTSPTFKAFEEGSETMSKEANSQLAIRQEKFIRDLKNALIRIENKTYGICKVTGKLISKERLKIVPHATMSIEAKNLQR from the coding sequence ATGGTAGAGGAGCAAATTAGATATTCAGACGCCGATTTAGCTGAATTCAAAGCGTTAATTCAAGCTAAATTAGAGAAAGCTAAAAACGATTTAGAGCTAATTAAAAGTGCTTATATGAATGATTTAAATAATGGAACTGATGATACATCGCCAACATTTAAAGCATTTGAAGAAGGAAGCGAAACGATGAGTAAAGAAGCCAATTCGCAGTTAGCAATTCGTCAAGAAAAATTCATCAGAGATTTAAAAAATGCCTTGATTCGTATCGAGAACAAAACCTATGGTATTTGTAAAGTTACTGGCAAATTAATAAGTAAAGAAAGATTAAAAATTGTTCCTCATGCTACAATGAGTATCGAAGCAAAAAACTTGCAACGTTAA
- the uvrC gene encoding excinuclease ABC subunit UvrC produces the protein MQTPLELQIQTLPDNPGVYQYYDKEGKILYVGKAKNLKKRVQSYFTKNHDNYKTSVLVKKIVTIKHIVVPTETDALLLENNLIKKLQPRYNVLLRDDKTYPWICIKNERFPRIFSTRKMIKDGSEYFGPYTSFKTVHTILDLIKELYPLRTCTYDLSKTNIDSGKFKVCLEYHIGNCKGACEGYETAENYQNQVEKIRQILKGNFKESLKDFKKLMTDLAMEMKFEEAQKIKEKIEVLENYQSRSTVLNPKITNLDVFSIISDETMAYVNFLQISHGAIVRSHTLELKKKLDETNEELLELAVVELRERFHLNAREIVVPFAIDLGENIKVTVPQLGDKKQILDLSERNAKYYRLDQLKQIQIVDPERHTNRIMAQMQKDLRLSVEPRHIECFDNSNIQGTNPVSACVVFKDGKPSKKDYRHFNIKTVEGPNDFASMEEVVYRRYKRMLDENQPLPQLIIIDGGKGQLSSALKSLDDLGLRGKIAIIGIAKRLEELFYPGDSVPLYLDKKSETLKVIQHLRNEAHRFGITHHRDKRSKSALTNSLESIPGIGEKTMITLMKHFKSVKRLQNADEKAISEVVGVSKAKKISDFYKTIQSENK, from the coding sequence ATGCAAACACCATTAGAACTTCAAATCCAAACCTTGCCTGATAATCCAGGTGTGTATCAATATTATGATAAGGAAGGAAAAATTCTATATGTTGGGAAGGCGAAAAACTTAAAAAAACGCGTTCAATCCTATTTTACTAAGAATCATGATAATTATAAAACATCGGTTTTAGTAAAGAAAATTGTTACGATAAAACACATTGTTGTTCCCACGGAAACCGATGCATTATTGTTGGAAAACAACCTGATTAAAAAGCTGCAACCGCGTTACAATGTTTTACTACGCGATGATAAAACTTATCCTTGGATTTGTATCAAAAACGAACGTTTTCCCAGAATATTTTCTACTCGAAAAATGATCAAAGATGGTTCGGAATATTTTGGGCCGTACACAAGTTTTAAAACCGTTCATACCATTTTGGATTTGATTAAAGAATTGTATCCATTGCGAACTTGTACTTATGATTTATCGAAGACGAACATCGATTCAGGTAAATTTAAAGTGTGTTTGGAATATCATATTGGCAATTGCAAAGGCGCTTGTGAAGGTTATGAAACGGCTGAAAACTATCAAAATCAAGTCGAAAAAATCCGTCAAATTTTAAAAGGAAATTTCAAAGAAAGTTTGAAAGATTTCAAAAAATTAATGACCGATTTGGCAATGGAAATGAAGTTTGAAGAAGCGCAAAAAATCAAAGAAAAAATTGAAGTTTTAGAAAATTACCAATCGCGTTCTACGGTTTTGAATCCGAAAATCACCAATTTAGATGTGTTTTCGATTATTTCTGATGAAACCATGGCATATGTGAATTTTTTACAGATTTCACATGGAGCAATCGTTCGTTCGCATACATTAGAATTAAAGAAAAAGCTAGATGAAACTAACGAAGAATTGTTGGAATTAGCAGTTGTTGAGTTGCGCGAACGTTTCCATTTGAATGCCCGAGAAATTGTGGTTCCGTTTGCGATTGATTTAGGCGAAAATATCAAAGTTACTGTGCCACAATTGGGCGACAAAAAGCAAATTTTAGATTTATCAGAACGCAATGCCAAATATTATCGATTAGATCAATTAAAACAAATTCAGATAGTCGATCCTGAGCGTCATACCAATCGCATCATGGCACAAATGCAAAAAGATTTGCGTTTATCGGTTGAGCCACGACATATCGAATGTTTTGACAACTCGAATATTCAAGGAACGAATCCGGTTTCGGCTTGTGTGGTTTTTAAAGATGGGAAACCGAGCAAGAAAGATTACCGTCATTTTAATATCAAAACAGTTGAAGGTCCAAATGATTTTGCTTCGATGGAAGAAGTCGTGTATCGTAGATACAAAAGGATGTTAGATGAAAATCAACCTTTACCACAGTTGATTATTATTGATGGTGGAAAAGGACAACTGTCTTCTGCTTTAAAAAGTTTGGACGATTTAGGTTTACGAGGCAAAATTGCTATAATTGGAATTGCAAAACGCTTAGAAGAATTGTTTTATCCTGGCGATTCAGTGCCTTTGTATTTGGATAAAAAATCGGAAACGCTAAAAGTAATCCAGCATTTACGTAATGAAGCGCATCGATTTGGAATCACGCATCATCGCGACAAGCGAAGTAAATCAGCTTTGACTAATAGCTTAGAAAGCATCCCTGGCATTGGAGAAAAAACGATGATTACATTAATGAAACATTTCAAAAGCGTTAAAAGATTGCAAAATGCCGATGAAAAAGCCATTTCTGAAGTGGTAGGTGTTTCAAAAGCCAAAAAAATTTCCGACTTTTACAAGACAATTCAATCTGAAAATAAATAA
- a CDS encoding succinylglutamate desuccinylase/aspartoacylase family protein produces the protein MTASKPLVILKETILAGESKTINMEIAKLHTMNKLKVPIIVERSKLDGPTVLFTACLHGDEINGTEIVRQLIVQKINKPKRGTIICIPIINIFGFINKTREFPDGRDLNRVFPGSKTGSLASRFAYYILKEIMPHVDYVIDYHAGGASRFNAPQIRIVPENPELKELSDVFNAPFTLFSKNISGSFRNSCDKLGVKMLLFEGGKSLDINEEVTNDAIEGTKRFLDHLDMLNPRKKANIKSKKPIYIEKSNWVRAKYSGMFHGLVKIGSFIKKGELIATISDPYGKVEHKMKAPHDGYVINVNDAPIVYQGDAIFHVSTHLESEN, from the coding sequence ATGACAGCCTCAAAACCACTTGTAATCCTTAAAGAAACCATTTTAGCGGGCGAAAGCAAGACCATTAACATGGAAATTGCCAAGTTGCACACCATGAACAAATTGAAAGTTCCTATAATTGTGGAACGTTCAAAACTTGATGGTCCAACGGTTTTGTTCACCGCTTGTTTGCATGGTGATGAAATCAACGGAACCGAAATTGTACGCCAGTTAATTGTCCAAAAAATCAACAAACCAAAACGCGGTACCATTATTTGTATTCCAATTATCAATATTTTCGGATTCATCAATAAAACACGTGAATTTCCAGATGGGCGCGATTTGAATCGGGTTTTTCCTGGAAGTAAAACAGGTTCTTTAGCCAGTCGGTTTGCGTATTACATTTTGAAAGAAATTATGCCACATGTGGATTATGTTATTGATTATCATGCCGGTGGTGCCAGCCGATTTAATGCTCCTCAAATTAGAATTGTGCCTGAAAATCCGGAATTAAAAGAACTTTCCGATGTTTTCAATGCTCCTTTTACCTTGTTTTCGAAGAATATTTCGGGTTCGTTTCGAAATTCTTGTGATAAATTAGGGGTTAAAATGTTGCTTTTTGAAGGCGGAAAATCATTAGATATTAACGAAGAAGTTACGAATGATGCCATTGAAGGTACCAAGCGATTTTTGGATCATTTGGACATGCTAAATCCAAGAAAAAAAGCCAATATTAAATCGAAAAAACCTATTTATATTGAAAAATCGAATTGGGTAAGAGCTAAATATTCAGGCATGTTTCATGGTTTAGTAAAAATTGGTAGTTTTATCAAAAAAGGGGAATTAATCGCTACTATTTCCGACCCATACGGAAAAGTCGAACACAAAATGAAAGCTCCTCATGACGGTTATGTTATTAACGTAAACGATGCACCGATTGTATATCAAGGAGATGCTATTTTTCACGTTTCTACCCATTTAGAATCAGAAAACTAA
- a CDS encoding 5-formyltetrahydrofolate cyclo-ligase: MDKKEARKKSKEARKQLSQEEIEDKSLAIANQLLRMDIWDKLYFHLFLTIEEQKEINTEYILQILAGKDKEIVISKCEFATLGMTHFLLTDNTKIKKNSYNVPEPVDGLEVPDAKIDVVFVPLLAYDKQGNRVGYGKGFYDNFLSKCKPETIKIGLSFFPPEEKINDVSESDVKLDFCVTPEGVISF; encoded by the coding sequence ATGGATAAGAAAGAGGCAAGAAAAAAGAGCAAAGAAGCAAGAAAACAACTTTCTCAAGAGGAAATCGAAGACAAAAGTTTAGCGATTGCGAACCAATTGTTGCGTATGGATATTTGGGACAAATTGTATTTTCATTTGTTTTTAACGATTGAAGAGCAAAAAGAAATCAATACCGAATATATTCTGCAAATTTTAGCGGGAAAAGATAAAGAAATCGTCATTTCGAAGTGCGAGTTTGCTACTTTAGGAATGACGCATTTTTTATTAACGGATAATACCAAAATTAAAAAGAACAGTTACAACGTTCCAGAACCCGTTGATGGTTTAGAAGTTCCTGATGCAAAAATTGATGTGGTTTTTGTCCCGCTTTTAGCTTACGATAAGCAAGGAAACCGCGTGGGTTACGGAAAAGGTTTTTATGACAACTTTCTTAGCAAATGCAAGCCAGAAACTATTAAAATTGGATTATCGTTCTTTCCTCCAGAAGAAAAAATTAATGATGTTTCAGAAAGTGATGTAAAATTAGATTTTTGTGTGACGCCTGAGGGAGTTATCTCATTCTAA
- a CDS encoding lipoprotein signal peptidase: MSLKKAYLLIIAILLIDQISKIYVKTHFFIGESIKVMGLEWFQIHFIENEGMAWGAEIPGEHGKLILTLFRILAVGGIAWWLWDSVKKKASNYLIVAIALIFTGALGNIIDSVFYGVIFNDSYHQVATAFADQPYGTWFHGEVVDMFYFPMWEGNLPSWLPIWGGKHFTFFNAIFNVADVAISTGVGILIVFNKRAFAHADKEEKTIQTQE; encoded by the coding sequence ATGTCGTTAAAGAAAGCCTATTTATTAATCATTGCTATTTTATTAATTGATCAGATTTCGAAAATCTATGTCAAAACGCATTTTTTTATTGGAGAATCTATAAAAGTAATGGGTTTAGAATGGTTTCAAATTCATTTTATAGAAAATGAAGGTATGGCTTGGGGCGCTGAAATTCCTGGCGAACATGGGAAATTAATCTTAACCTTATTTCGAATTTTAGCCGTTGGCGGAATTGCTTGGTGGTTATGGGATTCAGTAAAGAAGAAAGCTTCTAATTACTTAATTGTAGCGATTGCTTTGATTTTTACCGGCGCATTAGGTAATATTATCGATTCAGTTTTTTACGGTGTCATTTTTAACGATAGTTATCATCAAGTAGCAACTGCCTTTGCTGACCAACCTTATGGTACTTGGTTTCACGGAGAAGTTGTAGATATGTTCTATTTTCCAATGTGGGAAGGAAACTTACCTTCTTGGTTGCCAATTTGGGGTGGCAAACATTTCACTTTCTTCAACGCCATTTTCAACGTAGCCGATGTAGCGATTTCAACGGGTGTTGGGATTTTAATCGTATTTAACAAAAGAGCTTTTGCTCATGCGGATAAAGAGGAAAAAACTATTCAAACCCAAGAATAA
- a CDS encoding homogentisate 1,2-dioxygenase, producing MPIYHKLGNIPHKRHIQFRKPNGELYYEQLFGTVGFDGMSTNMYHEHRPTQVKEIRKQYSVAPKIAKANNIQSYRLRGFEVAPQDDYLESRKIVLTNSDCHIVLAAPKKSTTDYFYKNTDSDEVIFIHKGTGKLRTMLGNLDFKYGDYLVIPRGMIYKMDFDTEDNRLFIVESHSPVYTPKQYRNWFGQLLEHSPFCERDIRRPEELETYDEKGEFLIKIKKKDEIFELIYATHPFDVVGYDGFNYPYAFSIHDFEPITGRIHLPPPIHQTFETNAFVICSFVPRLYDYHPLSIPAPYNHSNIDADEVLYYVDGDFMSRNDIEAGHISLHPAGIPHGPHPGAAERSIGKKETLELAVMVDTFKPLMVTEDAMNIADEKYYQSWLDE from the coding sequence ATGCCAATATATCACAAATTGGGTAATATCCCACATAAGCGTCATATTCAATTCCGTAAACCAAACGGTGAATTGTATTATGAACAATTATTTGGTACAGTAGGTTTTGACGGAATGTCAACCAATATGTATCATGAGCATAGACCAACACAAGTAAAAGAGATTAGAAAACAATACAGTGTTGCTCCAAAGATTGCTAAAGCAAACAACATTCAGTCTTATAGATTAAGAGGTTTTGAAGTAGCACCACAAGATGACTATTTAGAAAGTAGAAAAATTGTTCTTACAAATTCTGATTGTCATATTGTTTTAGCAGCTCCAAAAAAGTCAACAACCGATTATTTTTATAAAAATACAGATTCTGACGAAGTAATTTTCATTCACAAAGGAACGGGTAAATTAAGAACCATGTTAGGAAACTTAGATTTCAAATATGGTGATTATTTGGTAATTCCAAGAGGAATGATTTATAAAATGGATTTCGATACTGAAGATAACCGTTTGTTTATTGTAGAATCTCATTCACCAGTTTATACTCCAAAACAATACAGAAACTGGTTTGGACAATTATTAGAACATTCTCCATTTTGTGAGAGAGATATTCGTCGTCCTGAAGAATTAGAAACATATGATGAAAAAGGAGAATTCTTAATCAAAATCAAAAAGAAAGACGAAATTTTCGAATTGATATACGCAACGCATCCTTTTGATGTTGTGGGTTATGATGGTTTTAACTATCCGTATGCATTTTCAATTCACGATTTTGAACCTATTACAGGAAGAATCCATTTACCGCCACCAATTCATCAAACATTTGAAACAAACGCTTTTGTGATTTGTTCTTTTGTTCCAAGGTTGTACGATTATCATCCATTATCAATTCCAGCACCTTACAATCACAGTAATATTGATGCAGATGAGGTGTTGTATTATGTAGATGGTGATTTTATGAGCCGTAATGATATTGAAGCAGGTCATATTTCATTACACCCTGCAGGAATTCCTCACGGACCACACCCAGGAGCAGCTGAAAGAAGTATAGGTAAAAAAGAAACACTAGAATTAGCCGTAATGGTTGATACTTTTAAACCGTTAATGGTTACAGAAGATGCAATGAATATTGCTGACGAAAAGTATTATCAATCTTGGTTAGACGAATAA